The following proteins are encoded in a genomic region of Arachis stenosperma cultivar V10309 chromosome 4, arast.V10309.gnm1.PFL2, whole genome shotgun sequence:
- the LOC130974764 gene encoding uncharacterized protein LOC130974764 gives MAMSALCLSEICSDEFGDIFVYTFLAAVLSSLPCESSVYVSLRQFCLRFLVAVPSVLPFSSSTCTFFRQFRLFFFPIVPFVLSSGTLGTSDTTCPTRLSRPDQIKYHDPPNFSKNVPASSATIAATESTSSASLNPSPVSLSDIASLLNHMNIVNLNLGLTSGVSLVTVLNTKVIVVGILSLDVFVYLVMFDDFTSSISIQSLEPPTLSPSPSPDDSRPDDASALAVMLPPSNPQLVAQGCMQEYGIDYEETFARVSRITSICALLAINEVRKWSFSQMDVKNAFLNGDLKNKVYMKPSSDILVLLAKSVSVIRHFVVLNKILVNGLTSSAPRYAISVSLTTLMRMLSLFVKVNVGLFLLLLYVDDVIITRDDIDGISDLKASLHHAFDMKDLSSLSYFLGLEVIFSDDGIYLSQAKYASDFLARFGVTNSRTESTPLEPNVR, from the exons TTTCGTCTACACTTTTCTTGCAGCAGTTCTGTCTTCGCTTCCTTGTGAAAGTTCCGTTTATGTTTCCTTGAGGCAGTTCTGTCTACGCTTTCTTGTGGCAGTTCCGTCTGTGCTCCCTTTCAGCAGTTCCACATGCACTTTCTTCCGGCAATTCCGTCTATTCTTCTTTCCGATAGTTCCATTTGTGCTTTCTTCTGGCA CTCTCGGGACATCTGATACTACGTGTCCTACTCGCCTATCACGTCCTGATCAAATCAAGTATCATGACCCACCCAACTTCTCCAAGAATGTGCCTGCTTCTTCTGCTACTATTGCTGCTACTGAATCTACCAGCTCTGCATCTCTCAACCCGTCTCCTGTCTCTCTATCTGATATTGCGTCTCTCCTTAA CCACATGAACATAGTAAACTTGAACCTCGGGCTCACAAGTGGTGTTTCCTTGGTTACGGTACTGAACACAAAGGTTATCGTTGTTGGAATCCTCTCTCTAGATGTATTTGTATATCTCGTCATGTT TGATGATTTTACAAGTTCTATCTCAATTCAATCTCTCGAGCCTCCTACTCTTTCGCCTTCTCCATCTCCCGATGATTCTAGACCGGACGATGCTTCTGCTCTTGCTGTCATGCTTCCTCCCTCCAATC CACAATTGGTTGCTCAAGGATGTATGCAAGAGTATGGTATTGATTATGAAGAGACTTTTGCACGTGTTTCTCGTATCACATCTATTTGCGCTCTCCTTGCGATTAATGAGGTCAGAAAATGGTCTTTCAGTCAGATGGATGTGAAAAATGCATTTCTTAATggagatttgaaaaataaagtcTATATGAAACCATCCTCGGATATCCTTGTCCTTTTAGCAAAGTCTGTCTCCGTCATAAGGCACTTTGTGGTCTTAAACAAGATACTCGTGAATGGTTTGACAAGTTCAGCACCACGATATGCAATCTCAGTTTCACTTACAACACTCATGAGAATGCTCTCTTTATTCGTAAAAGTGAATGTGggattgttccttctacttttgtATGTTGATGACGTGATCATTACTAGAGACGATATTGATGGTATCTCTGATCTTAAAGCATCCCTTCACCATGCTTTTGATATGAAAGATCTTAGTTCTCTCAGTTATTTTCTTGGCCTTGAAGTCATTTTCTCAGATGACGGCATCTATCTCTCTCAAGCTAAGTATGCTTCTGATTTTCTTGCTCGATTCGGTGTTACAAATAGTCGCACTGAGTCTACTCCTCTTGAGCCTAATGTTCGGTAA